A single genomic interval of Pelagerythrobacter marensis harbors:
- a CDS encoding sugar MFS transporter: protein MAVVPETASSTDPNPVESGAQHVDAPGLQYFVFGLFFIFGGITSLNDVLIPKLKELFTLNYTQAMLVQFCFFTAYLLVGIPGAKLVKRIGYMRGAVAGLLTMMVGCLLFIPASQTATYGIFLFALFVLASGVVIVQVVANPLISLLGPPRTAHSRLTFAQAFNSLGTTVFPIVGSIVILGSLANVSADQLSGAELLAYQQAESEAIWQGYLGVAALIALVSLAVWLFRNRLKGERHEASSGLAGLDLLKRTRFGYGALSIFLYVGAEVAIGSIIINYLAQDRVLGQPESAIGWMVGLYWGGAMVGRFIGSAVLRVFSPGKILAFNATGAILLILVSANTGGVVAGYSLLAVGLMNSIMFPTIFSLACEKLGPRAADGSGIINVAIFGGAVVPVVFGALADLTGSLAIALALPAACYAIIAGFGIFARRPA from the coding sequence ATGGCCGTGGTACCCGAAACCGCATCGAGCACCGATCCGAATCCGGTCGAGAGCGGCGCCCAGCATGTCGATGCCCCCGGTCTGCAATACTTCGTCTTCGGTCTGTTCTTCATCTTCGGCGGGATAACCTCGCTCAACGACGTGCTCATCCCGAAGCTGAAAGAGCTGTTCACGCTCAACTACACCCAGGCGATGCTGGTGCAGTTCTGCTTCTTCACCGCATACCTGCTGGTGGGCATACCCGGGGCCAAGCTGGTCAAACGCATCGGATATATGCGCGGCGCCGTGGCCGGCCTGCTGACGATGATGGTCGGCTGCCTGCTGTTCATTCCCGCCAGCCAGACGGCCACTTACGGCATTTTCCTGTTCGCCCTGTTCGTGCTGGCGAGCGGCGTGGTGATCGTTCAGGTGGTCGCGAACCCGCTGATCAGCCTGCTCGGGCCGCCGCGCACCGCGCACAGCCGGCTGACGTTCGCGCAGGCGTTCAATTCGCTCGGCACGACGGTGTTTCCGATCGTCGGCTCGATCGTCATTCTCGGCAGCCTCGCCAACGTGAGTGCCGACCAGCTTTCGGGTGCGGAACTGCTCGCCTATCAGCAGGCGGAAAGCGAGGCGATCTGGCAGGGCTACCTCGGCGTCGCCGCGCTGATCGCGCTCGTCTCGCTCGCCGTGTGGCTGTTCCGCAATCGCCTGAAGGGCGAACGGCACGAGGCGTCTTCGGGCCTTGCCGGGCTCGATCTGCTGAAACGCACACGCTTCGGTTACGGCGCGCTCAGCATTTTTCTCTATGTCGGGGCGGAAGTCGCGATCGGATCGATCATCATCAACTATCTCGCGCAGGATCGCGTTCTCGGCCAGCCCGAAAGCGCGATCGGCTGGATGGTCGGCCTCTATTGGGGCGGCGCGATGGTCGGCCGCTTTATCGGATCGGCGGTGCTGAGGGTGTTCAGCCCGGGCAAGATCCTCGCCTTCAACGCGACCGGGGCGATCCTGCTGATCCTGGTCTCCGCCAACACCGGCGGCGTGGTCGCCGGCTACAGCCTGCTGGCGGTGGGCCTGATGAATTCGATCATGTTCCCGACGATCTTCTCGCTCGCCTGCGAGAAGCTCGGCCCCCGGGCAGCGGACGGATCGGGCATCATCAACGTCGCGATCTTCGGCGGCGCCGTGGTCCCGGTGGTCTTCGGCGCACTCGCCGACCTTACCGGTAGCCTCGCGATCGCGCTGGCCCTGCCGGCGGCGTGCTATGCCATCATCGCAGGTTTCGGCATCTTCGCGCGGCGCCCGGCCTGA
- a CDS encoding Crp/Fnr family transcriptional regulator, protein MLTRLFLRGRLRHDLSETEQRAIEDAITRTVELEPREQLVERGEKLERSLYIIEGTMVRHIDDKRGERQLVGVNIAGDFIDLHGYPMKRLDHSISSLSRATLAEIPHHAITALVAGHPHLARALWFSTLLDAAMHREWIFRLGRLNAEGRIAHLICELISRLRFVDEFDGRILPIPLLQRDYAEACGITPVHANRSFRTLKERGLLTPMGDGRLEIHDERGLRELAQFDGAYLYGEGALAPTALEDS, encoded by the coding sequence GTGCTGACCAGACTGTTCCTTCGCGGGCGCCTTCGCCACGATCTGAGTGAAACCGAACAGCGCGCTATCGAAGATGCGATCACGCGGACGGTCGAACTCGAACCGCGCGAGCAGCTCGTCGAACGCGGCGAGAAACTGGAACGCAGCCTCTACATCATCGAAGGCACGATGGTGCGGCACATCGACGACAAGCGCGGCGAACGCCAGCTCGTCGGCGTCAACATCGCGGGCGACTTCATCGACCTTCACGGCTATCCGATGAAGCGGCTCGACCACAGCATTTCCTCGCTTTCCAGGGCAACGCTGGCGGAAATTCCGCACCATGCGATCACCGCACTGGTGGCGGGCCACCCCCATCTCGCCCGCGCGCTGTGGTTCTCGACGCTGCTCGACGCCGCCATGCATCGCGAATGGATCTTCCGCCTGGGCCGGCTCAATGCCGAAGGGCGGATCGCGCACCTGATTTGCGAGCTGATCAGCCGGTTGCGCTTCGTCGACGAATTCGACGGACGCATCCTCCCCATCCCGCTGCTGCAGCGCGACTATGCCGAAGCCTGCGGCATCACCCCGGTGCACGCCAATCGCAGCTTCCGCACGCTCAAGGAACGCGGCCTGCTCACGCCCATGGGCGACGGGCGGCTGGAAATCCACGACGAACGCGGGCTGCGCGAGCTGGCGCAGTTCGACGGGGCCTATCTCTACGGCGAAGGCGCACTGGCGCCGACGGCGCTCGAAGACAGCTAG
- a CDS encoding DUF1989 domain-containing protein, which translates to MTRRIPPRSGTAFLLDEGDELVVLDPEGGQVGDLVAYARDDVREVISNGRTFDYEETISLTAGNVLWSNRSRRMLEIVEDTAGCHDFLLTPCSVDTFRHFYPDKPVHRGCFGNLAEALVPYGIGEDAIPTAFNIFMNVPVDPAGGKIAVLPPSTRPGDRIRLRALMPLVIGLTACSAYASNGGSFKPIDYRIEPAGNRGRPERF; encoded by the coding sequence GTGACCCGCCGCATCCCCCCGCGCAGCGGCACGGCCTTCCTGCTCGACGAAGGCGACGAGCTTGTCGTGCTCGATCCCGAAGGGGGGCAGGTGGGCGACCTCGTCGCCTATGCGCGCGACGACGTGCGCGAGGTTATCTCCAACGGGCGCACGTTCGATTACGAGGAAACGATCAGCCTGACCGCGGGCAATGTCCTGTGGTCCAACCGCTCGCGCAGAATGCTCGAAATCGTTGAGGATACGGCGGGCTGTCACGACTTTCTGCTCACCCCCTGCTCGGTCGATACCTTCCGCCATTTCTATCCCGACAAGCCGGTCCATCGCGGCTGCTTCGGAAATCTGGCCGAGGCGCTGGTGCCGTACGGTATCGGCGAAGACGCGATCCCCACCGCTTTCAACATATTCATGAATGTCCCGGTCGACCCGGCGGGCGGGAAGATTGCGGTCTTGCCGCCTTCGACCCGGCCCGGAGACCGCATCCGGCTGCGCGCCCTGATGCCGCTGGTGATCGGGCTGACCGCCTGTTCCGCCTATGCGTCGAACGGCGGGAGCTTCAAGCCGATCGACTATCGGATCGAACCGGCGGGCAATCGGGGCCGCCCGGAGCGATTCTAA
- the gntA gene encoding guanitoxin biosynthesis heme-dependent pre-guanitoxin N-hydroxylase GntA — MPPIPDFDRPLIPLDTARLESSLRNHVAAADFPCVGAKAALARGTLRIEPAWSLVSGWDDVRIHQRLLEWSAEYSRDPSGLRSFAVVFSEPGKMTESAFESAMWERLQSLADKDGWIGHPYDENVSSDPDDPHFSLSFGNQAYFVVGMHPGASRPARRAPYPTLVFNLHDQFEQLRASNRYERMRERILARDESLAGSINPMLARHGESSEARQYSGREVGDDWQCPFRDPRTAA, encoded by the coding sequence ATGCCCCCGATTCCCGATTTCGATCGCCCCCTTATTCCGCTCGACACTGCCAGACTCGAATCGTCCCTGCGAAACCACGTGGCCGCGGCCGATTTTCCCTGCGTCGGCGCAAAGGCGGCGCTTGCCAGGGGTACGCTGCGGATCGAGCCGGCCTGGTCGCTGGTAAGCGGCTGGGACGATGTGCGGATCCATCAGCGGCTGCTGGAATGGAGCGCCGAGTATTCCCGCGATCCCTCGGGACTGCGCAGCTTTGCCGTCGTATTCTCCGAACCGGGGAAGATGACCGAGAGTGCATTCGAAAGCGCGATGTGGGAACGCCTGCAATCGCTCGCCGACAAGGATGGCTGGATCGGGCATCCCTACGACGAGAACGTCAGCAGCGATCCCGACGATCCCCATTTCTCGCTCTCGTTCGGCAATCAGGCCTATTTCGTGGTCGGCATGCATCCCGGTGCGTCGCGCCCGGCGCGCCGCGCGCCCTATCCGACGCTGGTGTTCAACCTTCACGACCAGTTCGAACAGCTTCGGGCGAGCAATCGGTACGAACGCATGCGCGAACGCATCCTTGCCCGCGACGAGAGCCTGGCCGGATCGATCAACCCGATGCTCGCGCGGCACGGCGAGAGCAGCGAGGCGCGCCAGTATAGCGGCCGCGAGGTCGGGGACGACTGGCAATGCCCGTTCCGCGACCCCCGCACGGCGGCGTGA
- a CDS encoding PEP-CTERM sorting domain-containing protein (PEP-CTERM proteins occur, often in large numbers, in the proteomes of bacteria that also encode an exosortase, a predicted intramembrane cysteine proteinase. The presence of a PEP-CTERM domain at a protein's C-terminus predicts cleavage within the sorting domain, followed by covalent anchoring to some some component of the (usually Gram-negative) cell surface. Many PEP-CTERM proteins exhibit an unusual sequence composition that includes large numbers of potential glycosylation sites. Expression of one such protein has been shown restore the ability of a bacterium to form floc, a type of biofilm.), which translates to MRVWTILSFGLASPAMVAGATPLPEPSNLALFGLGLAGLVIGRRIGARARRKRPD; encoded by the coding sequence ATGCGCGTATGGACGATCCTTTCTTTCGGGCTGGCCTCTCCGGCAATGGTGGCCGGGGCGACGCCATTGCCCGAACCTTCGAACCTCGCGCTTTTCGGGCTGGGGCTGGCCGGGCTTGTCATCGGCCGGCGTATCGGGGCGCGGGCGCGGCGCAAGCGACCGGACTGA
- the hisF gene encoding imidazole glycerol phosphate synthase subunit HisF, with amino-acid sequence MTVRVRVIPCLDVADGRVVKGVNFVDLKDAGDPVEQAQAYDAAGADELCFLDISASHEGRGTLLDIVRRTAQVCFMPFTVGGGVRTVGDARALLLAGADKVAVNSAAVARPELVGEIAAKFGSQCCVASVDARRVGEGATPSGWEVFTHGGRRATGIDAVAHARRLAELGAGELLVTSMDGDGTQAGYDLALTRAIADAVPVPVIASGGVGTLDHLVDGVVRGGASAVLAASIFHFGKYSIAQAHAALRAAGIPARG; translated from the coding sequence ATGACCGTTCGCGTGCGCGTGATCCCCTGCCTCGACGTCGCCGATGGCCGCGTGGTCAAGGGCGTGAACTTCGTCGATCTCAAGGATGCCGGCGACCCGGTCGAACAGGCCCAGGCCTACGACGCGGCCGGGGCGGACGAGCTGTGCTTCCTCGACATATCCGCCAGCCACGAAGGGCGCGGGACGCTGCTCGATATCGTCCGGCGCACGGCGCAGGTCTGCTTCATGCCGTTCACCGTCGGCGGCGGGGTTCGCACGGTGGGCGATGCCCGCGCGCTCCTGCTGGCCGGGGCGGACAAAGTCGCGGTCAATTCCGCCGCCGTCGCCCGGCCCGAGCTGGTCGGCGAAATTGCCGCGAAGTTCGGCAGCCAGTGCTGCGTCGCCTCGGTCGATGCGCGGCGCGTGGGCGAGGGGGCGACCCCGTCGGGCTGGGAAGTTTTCACCCATGGCGGGCGCAGGGCGACCGGGATCGATGCAGTGGCTCACGCCCGGCGGCTGGCCGAACTGGGCGCGGGCGAGCTGCTCGTCACCTCGATGGACGGCGACGGGACTCAGGCCGGTTACGACCTTGCGCTGACTCGCGCGATTGCCGATGCGGTGCCGGTGCCGGTGATCGCCAGCGGGGGCGTGGGCACGCTCGATCACCTGGTCGACGGCGTTGTCCGGGGCGGGGCGAGCGCCGTCCTCGCCGCATCCATTTTCCACTTCGGCAAATATTCGATCGCCCAAGCCCATGCGGCCTTGCGCGCGGCAGGCATTCCGGCCCGGGGATAA
- the hisA gene encoding 1-(5-phosphoribosyl)-5-[(5-phosphoribosylamino)methylideneamino]imidazole-4-carboxamide isomerase yields the protein MIVFPAIDLKAGEVVRLAEGDMARATVYGDDPAAQARLFAEAGAQHLHVVDLDGSFAGRAENREAVEAIVAAFPGYVQLGGGIRTREAVEGWFELGVARIVMGTAALRDPQFVKDMAAEFPGGIVVAVDARDGMVATEGWAAVSDVPVADLARRFEDAGVASLLFTDIGRDGLLKGCNIDATVDLARHVDLPVIASGGVKGLDDIHLLALHAEEGIEGVITGRALYDGRLDLAAAIAMAGRA from the coding sequence GTGATCGTCTTTCCCGCAATCGACCTGAAGGCCGGCGAGGTCGTGCGCCTGGCCGAAGGCGACATGGCGCGCGCCACCGTCTATGGCGACGATCCCGCCGCGCAGGCCAGGCTGTTTGCCGAAGCGGGGGCGCAGCATCTCCATGTGGTCGATCTCGACGGGTCTTTCGCAGGCCGCGCGGAAAATCGCGAGGCTGTGGAGGCGATCGTCGCCGCCTTTCCCGGCTACGTCCAGCTCGGCGGCGGGATCCGCACGCGCGAGGCGGTGGAAGGGTGGTTCGAGTTGGGCGTCGCGCGGATCGTCATGGGAACCGCCGCGCTCAGGGATCCGCAGTTCGTGAAGGACATGGCGGCCGAGTTCCCGGGCGGGATCGTCGTCGCCGTGGACGCGCGCGACGGGATGGTCGCGACCGAAGGCTGGGCCGCGGTGTCCGACGTGCCGGTCGCGGACCTCGCCCGCCGGTTCGAGGATGCGGGGGTCGCCAGCCTGCTGTTCACCGACATCGGGCGCGACGGCCTGCTGAAAGGCTGCAATATCGACGCCACCGTCGACCTGGCGCGCCACGTCGACCTGCCCGTCATCGCCAGCGGCGGCGTGAAGGGCCTCGACGACATCCATCTCCTGGCGCTTCATGCCGAAGAGGGGATCGAGGGGGTGATCACCGGCCGGGCGCTCTACGACGGGCGGCTCGATCTGGCCGCGGCCATTGCCATGGCGGGCCGGGCATGA
- the hisH gene encoding imidazole glycerol phosphate synthase subunit HisH, whose translation MAETVALVDYGAGNLHSVENALRTVGARVLVTAAPDAVRAADRIVLPGVGSFRACARGLTSIPGLVEAMDERVRVGGAPFLGVCVGMQLLADRGLEHGTTRGLGWIGGEVRAIERTDPAIKVPHMGWNDVAPTAHAGPVLEEGEAYFLHSFHFAVDEPQHIAAMTDHGGGIVAAVARDNLLGVQFHPEKSQAYGLALLARFLEWRP comes from the coding sequence GTGGCTGAAACGGTTGCGCTGGTCGATTACGGCGCGGGGAACCTGCACTCGGTCGAAAACGCGCTGCGCACGGTCGGCGCCCGGGTTCTGGTGACTGCCGCACCCGATGCGGTGCGCGCGGCGGACCGGATCGTTCTGCCCGGCGTCGGATCGTTCCGCGCCTGCGCCCGCGGCCTCACGTCGATTCCCGGCCTGGTCGAGGCGATGGACGAGCGCGTGCGCGTGGGCGGCGCGCCGTTCCTGGGGGTCTGCGTCGGGATGCAGCTTCTGGCCGATCGCGGGCTGGAACACGGCACGACCCGCGGGCTCGGCTGGATCGGCGGAGAAGTCCGCGCGATCGAGCGGACCGATCCCGCGATCAAGGTGCCGCACATGGGCTGGAACGACGTGGCGCCGACCGCCCACGCCGGCCCCGTTCTGGAGGAGGGGGAAGCCTATTTCCTCCATTCCTTCCATTTCGCGGTCGACGAGCCGCAGCATATCGCCGCGATGACCGACCATGGCGGCGGGATCGTGGCCGCCGTCGCGCGCGACAATCTGCTCGGCGTGCAGTTCCACCCGGAAAAGAGCCAGGCTTACGGCCTGGCGCTTCTCGCCCGTTTCCTGGAGTGGCGCCCGTGA
- the hisB gene encoding imidazoleglycerol-phosphate dehydratase HisB translates to MRKGKIERKTAETAIEIEVNLDGSGSYNVSTGIGFLDHMVEQFAKHSLIDVTMKVDGDLHVDQHHTTEDSAIALGQALAQALGDKAGIARYGHAYSPMDETLARVALDISGRPYLAWRAGFSQPRLGEWDTELIEHWFHSVAQAAGITLHVELLYGQNNHHICEAIYKGFARAMRAAVEIDPRKGGAVPSTKGILGG, encoded by the coding sequence ATGCGCAAAGGCAAGATCGAGCGAAAGACGGCGGAGACCGCGATCGAAATCGAGGTGAACCTCGATGGCAGCGGCTCCTATAACGTGTCCACGGGAATCGGATTCCTCGATCACATGGTCGAACAGTTCGCCAAACATTCGCTGATCGACGTCACGATGAAGGTCGACGGGGACTTGCACGTAGACCAGCATCACACGACCGAAGACAGCGCGATCGCGCTGGGTCAGGCCCTCGCGCAGGCGCTGGGTGACAAGGCGGGGATTGCGCGGTACGGCCACGCTTATTCGCCAATGGACGAAACGCTCGCGCGCGTCGCGCTCGACATTTCGGGCAGGCCCTATCTCGCCTGGCGTGCCGGTTTCTCGCAGCCGCGACTGGGCGAATGGGATACCGAACTGATCGAACACTGGTTCCATTCGGTGGCCCAGGCCGCCGGCATCACCCTGCATGTCGAGCTGCTCTACGGACAGAACAACCACCATATCTGCGAGGCGATCTACAAGGGGTTCGCCCGCGCCATGCGCGCCGCGGTGGAGATCGACCCGCGCAAGGGGGGCGCGGTGCCCAGCACCAAGGGCATTCTCGGTGGCTGA
- a CDS encoding SspB family protein — protein sequence MTDETPDSLIPYDEIVQEALRAVVGRVLGEIQAGGSELPGNHHFYITFKTHAPGVSIPAHLRERFPDEMTIVLQNKFWDLKVDDDGFTVGLSFNQVPAKLDIPFSAITAFVDPAVDFGLQFQASVPDMAPEAHDEAENDAPERGDRPTVGEGGDGSNVVTVDFGRKK from the coding sequence ATGACCGATGAAACACCCGACAGCCTGATCCCCTACGACGAGATCGTGCAGGAGGCGCTGCGCGCCGTGGTCGGCCGCGTGCTGGGCGAAATCCAGGCCGGCGGCAGCGAGCTGCCCGGCAACCACCATTTCTACATTACGTTCAAGACGCACGCGCCCGGCGTTTCCATCCCCGCCCATCTGCGCGAACGCTTCCCCGACGAGATGACGATCGTCCTGCAGAACAAGTTCTGGGACCTGAAAGTGGACGATGACGGCTTCACCGTGGGGCTGAGCTTCAACCAGGTGCCCGCCAAGCTCGACATACCTTTCTCCGCGATCACCGCTTTCGTCGATCCGGCAGTCGATTTCGGGCTGCAGTTCCAGGCGAGCGTCCCCGATATGGCCCCCGAAGCGCACGACGAAGCCGAAAACGACGCCCCGGAACGGGGCGACCGGCCGACCGTTGGCGAAGGCGGAGACGGCTCCAATGTCGTCACGGTCGATTTCGGCCGCAAGAAATAA
- the gmk gene encoding guanylate kinase has protein sequence MADQDTLHRRGLMFILSSPSGAGKTTISRMLLEADEEIRLSVSATTRPKRPGEIDGVHYHFVSDAEFDRMIEQDDFYEWAHVFDHRYGTPKGHIRAGLKDGQDFLFDIDWQGTQQLYQKDQQDVVRVFILPPSLDELHRRLTARATDSNDVIDSRMERARAEISHWDGYDYVVVNDDVNVCFGKVREILHAERMKRARQTGLIGFVRKLMD, from the coding sequence ATGGCCGACCAGGATACGCTTCACCGCCGCGGACTGATGTTCATCCTCTCCTCGCCCTCCGGCGCAGGCAAGACCACGATTTCGCGCATGTTGCTGGAAGCCGACGAGGAAATCCGGCTCTCGGTCTCCGCCACGACGCGCCCGAAACGGCCGGGCGAGATCGACGGCGTGCACTATCACTTCGTGTCGGATGCCGAATTCGATCGGATGATCGAGCAAGACGACTTCTACGAATGGGCGCATGTCTTCGATCACCGCTACGGCACGCCGAAAGGGCATATCCGCGCGGGATTGAAGGACGGTCAGGATTTCCTGTTCGACATCGACTGGCAGGGCACCCAGCAGCTTTACCAGAAGGACCAGCAGGACGTCGTCCGCGTCTTCATCCTGCCGCCCAGCCTCGACGAGCTGCACCGGCGGCTGACGGCGCGCGCGACCGACAGCAACGACGTGATCGACAGCCGCATGGAACGCGCCCGGGCGGAAATCAGCCACTGGGACGGATACGACTACGTCGTGGTCAACGACGACGTGAACGTCTGCTTCGGCAAAGTGCGCGAAATCCTCCACGCCGAACGCATGAAACGCGCCCGCCAGACCGGCCTGATCGGCTTCGTCCGCAAACTGATGGACTGA
- a CDS encoding methyltransferase family protein, with translation MSAHQPPAKALPASDVSAGVGLAGLLGLLAWIVFCRNWPQLAEAFALPGPRAPLSGPYAALAALAFSAGPMAAWSVLVDKVHRNPSTGIDWSRRRPLAEVLPVSIVKIGALWATWAIIGFLYCVARWYWQGQYLFAMEVIAAAAIPLFVLCVPYVLWLDRHMVEPRDHAWHFGAMLLGREAFDPEEVKKHWRAWIIKGFFGAFMISILPGGFAGVVEADLAGLAADPVRMATVLIGLLFVIDVQIGTVGYLVTFRPLDAHIRSGNPLLSGWVAALICYPPLVYAFMGAEGMLAYEVDTPGWAHWLAGQGALLWLWAAWLVVLTGIYAWATVAFGVRFSNLTYRGVLTHGPYRFTRHPAYLSKNLFWWSATLPFLVSGGSPVDAIRNTFFLACVSAIYFWRAKTEEAHLLAEDAKYREYHAWMDRHGLITRPLAALRRRLRPRGPIAAHQPAE, from the coding sequence ATGAGCGCGCACCAGCCCCCGGCGAAAGCCCTTCCGGCGAGCGACGTTTCGGCGGGCGTGGGCCTGGCCGGGCTGCTCGGCCTGCTCGCGTGGATCGTGTTCTGCCGCAACTGGCCGCAGCTGGCCGAGGCTTTCGCGCTGCCCGGTCCGCGCGCGCCGCTGTCCGGCCCCTATGCCGCGCTGGCCGCGCTGGCTTTCTCCGCCGGGCCGATGGCGGCTTGGTCGGTGCTGGTGGACAAAGTCCATCGCAACCCCTCGACCGGGATCGACTGGAGCCGCCGGCGGCCGCTGGCCGAAGTCCTGCCGGTCTCGATCGTCAAGATCGGTGCGCTCTGGGCGACCTGGGCGATCATCGGTTTCCTCTACTGCGTCGCGCGCTGGTACTGGCAGGGGCAATATCTGTTCGCGATGGAAGTGATCGCGGCGGCCGCGATCCCGCTGTTCGTGCTCTGCGTCCCCTATGTCCTCTGGCTCGACCGGCACATGGTCGAACCGCGCGACCATGCCTGGCACTTCGGCGCCATGCTGCTGGGGCGCGAGGCGTTCGACCCGGAGGAAGTGAAGAAGCACTGGCGCGCCTGGATCATCAAGGGGTTCTTCGGCGCCTTCATGATCTCCATCCTGCCCGGCGGGTTCGCCGGCGTGGTGGAAGCCGACCTGGCCGGTCTCGCTGCCGATCCGGTGCGGATGGCCACGGTGCTGATCGGGCTGTTGTTCGTGATCGACGTGCAGATCGGCACGGTCGGCTATCTCGTCACGTTCCGCCCGCTCGACGCGCATATCCGCAGCGGCAATCCGCTGCTGTCGGGCTGGGTCGCGGCGCTGATCTGCTACCCCCCGCTGGTCTATGCCTTCATGGGCGCCGAGGGAATGCTGGCTTACGAGGTCGATACCCCGGGCTGGGCGCACTGGCTGGCGGGGCAGGGGGCGCTGCTGTGGCTCTGGGCCGCCTGGCTGGTTGTCCTGACCGGCATCTACGCCTGGGCGACGGTGGCGTTCGGCGTGCGCTTTTCCAACCTCACCTATCGCGGCGTGCTGACCCACGGCCCCTATCGCTTCACCCGCCACCCGGCCTATCTGTCGAAGAACCTGTTCTGGTGGAGCGCGACGCTGCCGTTCCTCGTGTCCGGCGGTTCGCCGGTCGACGCGATCCGCAACACGTTCTTCCTCGCCTGCGTCAGCGCGATCTATTTCTGGCGCGCGAAGACGGAAGAGGCGCACTTGCTGGCCGAGGACGCCAAATACCGCGAATATCACGCCTGGATGGACCGCCACGGGTTGATCACCCGCCCCCTTGCCGCCCTGCGCCGCCGCCTGCGCCCGCGCGGCCCGATCGCGGCGCACCAGCCGGCGGAATAG